A portion of the Lolium rigidum isolate FL_2022 chromosome 1, APGP_CSIRO_Lrig_0.1, whole genome shotgun sequence genome contains these proteins:
- the LOC124654307 gene encoding uncharacterized protein At1g66480-like, with protein MGNAIGGRRRRTARVMTVDGTTYKYRPPAAAAAALRDHPGHQLLESEDVRRLGVRARPLDDDAPLKPGRLYFLVALPRLARAPRRTWSGPLLHVGGAGERLEKLMLSSSTRRSASDVAAAMMAASPRCSSVEAAADGAVRLRMRLPKADVARLLEESRGDAAQAAERIMQLCVARDHCSAPATPLVPLPLPMPALASSDKKHAAAGGKKEKKARFEAVPDEIIWF; from the exons ATGGGCAACGCCatcggcgggaggcggcggcggacggcgcgGGTGATGACGGTGGACGGGACGACGTACAAGTACCGCCCGCCGGCGGCTGCGGCCGCGGCGCTGCGCGACCACCCGGGACACCAGCTGCTGGAGTCGGAGGACGTGCGGCGGCTCGGGGTGCGGGCGCGGCCGctggacgacgacgcgccgctcaAGCCCGGGCGGCTATACTTCCTGGTGGCGCTGCCCCGGCTGGCCCGCGCGCCGCGCAGGACGTGGTCGGGCCCGCTCCTCCACGTGGGAGGCGCCGGGGAGCGGCTCGAGAAGCTCATGCTGTCGTCGTCGACGcggcggtcggcctccgacgtggCCGCGGCGATGATGGCGGCGTCTCCCCGGTGCTCCTCCGTGGAGGCCGCGGCGGACGGCGCGGTGCGGCTGCGGATGCGGCTGCCCAAGGCCGACGTGGCGCGGCTCTTAGAGGAGAGCCGCGGCGACGCCGCCCAAGCCGCCGAGAGGATCATGCAGCTATGCGTCGCCAGGGACCACTGCTCCGCGCCGGCCACGCCCTTGGTGCCGCTTCCCCTGCCGATGCCGGCGCTCGCCTCCTCGGACAAGAAGCACGCCGCTGCCGGCGGCAAGAAAGAG AAGAAGGCGAGGTTCGAGGCCGTGCCGGACGAAATCATCTGGTTCTGA